The stretch of DNA AGGTAATCGGATTCAAATTCGGATTCGAACTATCCGTTTTATATTCGTATCCGATAAGATTCGCATTCGTATTTGTATTCGGattaaaatataataaaaaatgATATTTGAATCCGATTTTATCTGTATCCTATCCGAATTCATCCTTATCCGTACGTGCACGGGGCTCCacgcggagcgccgccgccgcgaaaaTTCCACGCCCTGGCGCCGCGCCCCATcccctgccggccgccgcggcgtgggTGGGAGCGGCGATCCCGCCGGCCGGGGGATAGATGGGTCTCGGTCGACGGGTGGATAGGATAGGGACGACGGCGAGCTGTGTTCGTTACGCGCGTGAGCTCACGGCCGCGGCGCGAGGGTGTCAGCGCCCGTGCCTTGCTGCtgccccggggggggggggggggggggggggcgcggcggcgggcgcatgTGGGGGAGGGCCGCAAAACGGGAGGGGAAACGGGGAGGAAGtgttttttcaaaagaaaaaaaacgggGAGGAAGTGGGTTCGGAACGGCACGGACGGGCGGAGCGATCGCATCGGGGGGTGGGTCAGCCCGGTCACACGCGAATTGACCCGGCCGCGCGACGCCCACCGCACCCAACGCCCCCGAGCAGGATCCGGCGAGGAGGCCTGGCCAGGCCATCTCGTATTTTTCTGGCCCTTTTTCGTTTTCTTTAGCCAGATGTGGGCCCGGGCTGTCCCCAGCGCGGGGCAGGAGGCGAGTCAGACACCCAGAGCTCGAGCTAGCTGGGTGACGGGGATGGGAAGGGGGAGGTACAGCCCGACGGGTGGGCCCCGCCACCACGCTGCCTCCATCATCTTCTGACATGAGCCACCTGATCCCGATTGGACAGCTGTTGCTGCCGCCCGCCTCCATGGATTCGGAAGGCTGAACATCATaattattcgtatttgtattcatttaaaatataaatatagatATATGTATTTATATTCGATTTTAATATAGAtgacatatggatgcatccgaatccgactttgagaacttttctctatccgattccataTTCGTATTCGAGGAATATCCGATCACATCCGTATCCGCAAAGAAAAAATGACTAGGGAGACAATCTTAAACTTATCTTTATACCTAATTATTTAATGATGCacactatttaaattattaaGAAAAAGTtagataactaataatatatttattaaaattagcaatgatataaaaattaactttaactatataatatatttagttcatgattaaaattattttatacgaGTAAAATTAATTGTTTATTTAATGATTAAATCTTTTTTAaatatcttaattattaagtatttaaatatttatttattttacctttaaaattagtattatatatttaatataaaagctatacatagataattatatctttttttattagctatcttctaatcctttactcccaacttgtataatgattttgatcTACTATAAAAATGTTGACAAAATAAACTGATACTCGTGATAGCTCTATGTTTCAAATCGAGAAGGTATTGGGATTCGAACTATCGGTTTTGTATTCGTATTCGATGAGATTCGCATTCGCATTCGCATTCGTACCCGaattaaaatgtggtaaaagaTAACATTCAGATCCGTtttcatccgtatccgatccgaatccatccttatcccccctctctcccccctccTCGGCCACCAATTTCTACCGCCTCGCCCCCATTGGCCCGCCCTCCTGCCGCGCCTTACCGCGGGGGGTTAAAAAAGGGCAGAGAGATCAAGGATCGGATTAAACAAGCCACACCCTAGTGGTAAGTTTGTTTTATGAAGGAACCCTCTCGGTAATCCAGGCATTCTCGAGGAGATTTTGTGTGGGCGAGCGCGGAGATTCCACGGGCCACGCGCGTCGCCACTGCTAGACGCAGATTTCGTCGCTGCGAGATGGGGATCACGGGACGCGTGAAATGTTCCCCCTGACCCCCGGTCGGCAGCAGGACAATTACCGCGCCGCGCGGGTAATTTGAAACGGTGGAGAGAGAGCGGGGGTGACTGCGCCCCATGGGAGGACAAGACCTCAACAGAAGTGGCAATGTGCCGTACTGTACCAGCAGTGCCCTctcaggttgccactgctcccCCCACCTCTGCGCCAATCCCAGCACAGCAGGCAGTAAAAGTTCTTGTACCCCCCGCGGCGATTAACGGCGGTGGTTACGCCGGGCGTAATTCCACGGCGCTCGCCCGCGCACAGGAGTAGTACTCCGTAGCTCTCCCGTCGAGCAGTAAAACGGCACTGCTCCGGGGGCTCCTTTTTGCCTGAGCAGGAGGGAGTCTTCCCTCGCTAACCTGGCTGGGAGTTCCTGGGCTCGCCATTGGTGATTGTTCTTCTTTCTCCTGTCAAAGCTGGGGGAAAGCAAACAGCCATGGCCGGGCCCGGGGGGCCCTTCTCCTCCACTGTAGAGCTCTAGTCCTGCTGCCTGATTTCTCTGATTATGTGATGGGAAGGCTAATTAATAATAATGCGCACTGATTGCAGAGCAGATAACAACCATTCAATATTGCACAGGTAAGTGTCAGTCTGGTTCGCGACGCCACCACTTCCTCCCATGTGAAAGCTCATGCTCATTTTTAGATCGGGAGCAGCCGTCAGAGGACGGGCCATACAGGCGAAGGGATACAATGAAGGCAACGTAACGAGATGTTTCCATCATTAGCAAGCGCAGGACGCATCAGCCATGGCTACCTCTCCGAGATTGCAGAACTTTCTTACAGTTACAGGATGGGCAAGCAGCAAGGGTCTCAACTGGTCTCGTGAAATGAATACAGGCtacattattaaaaaaaaaatgaatacaGGCTAAGCACAGCCGCCATCGTCGATGGATTCACAAGCAGAGCAGAGACACAAATTGCAATCGAGCAACAAATGAGCTGAATACACGATGGGCGGCCACACTACATACACAACACATATGAATCTATCTATGATCAACAGAGGGAACAGAGGAATTGAGTACAGGAGGCAACAGTACTTAAACTCATGATGCGAGAAGCATTTGAACAGATTGATGAACATAGCTCAGTTTTGGATTCGATGCCTTGTATACAAAATTCTCATTCGAGCTAAAGAAATCCGGTTCGTCCTTATTGAGATTGAGATATGAGCGATTGGAGGAATTACACATAATAATAGACATTTAAACATAACAATAGGCTACCGATTGGAGGCAGGTGATGAGAGGGGGGGATCGGGAACAAGAACGAACacaggccggtccggtcggagtCAAAGTGTCCATCTCATCACGCCGGAGTGAACCGTGGCCCGGTCGCTCACTGCAATTCAGCGTTCGTTGACGTCTAGCTTCAGCTGTGCCGGCGAGCTGGGTGGAGGGGGTGCGCCATGCCCGGGGACGTGCATCCTGATCAGCGTCCAAGACCGCACCCGCCCGAtcacggcgcggcgaggcgccaTGCCGAGGTAGCGATGAGCGGGCGCGTGTGCCACCCCAGGGTCAGGCACCCGTCCTTCTCCTCCACCCTGtatccgtcgccgccggcgaacaGCGCCAGCAGCGTGCTCGCCTGCTTGTAGGCATTGGAGCCCAGGTGGACGGGCTCGAACCCTGCGCGGCCCAGGCGGTTGCGCCACTGCCCCAGCGTCTCGTGGCGCTCCGTGCGCTCCGCGCCCTCGCACGCCACGACGTTGCAGATCTGCCGGCCAAGGTACACCTCGGACATGACCTGGTccgtgccgccggccgcggccggagcGGCATCGGCGGattggccggcgccggcgccctcgaGGGAATCGAACATGGTGGAGTAGTAGTGCAGCGACTCCGTGAAGCGGTCCAGGAATGAGCCGGAGTTGTGATTGGCCTCCTGCTCGACCACGGTCACGATCCTCGGCCGCACCGCGCGCACCGTGCCCAGGACCTTCTCCAGGGCGCCGGGCTGCGCCAGCAGCCGATGCAGCTCGAACACCGAGTTCACGGCGATCACCTCAGGCTCGTCATCCGTGTCCTCGCCGTCCGGTTGCAGCATGAACGGCTCAAGGTCAGCAAGCGTGGCGGCGACGAGGCCGCGGTACTGGAAGTCGACGCGGATTGTGTGCGCGAACTGGGCAAGCTTCCAACCAACCTGCTGCAAGGCGTCGGTCTCGTCCGGCTGCGGCGGGCCGACGCCGGTGAGGCGGAACGACGGTGGGCCGCCAGGACGGAGGGCGAGGGCCTGGAGAAGAGCCGGCCACTGCATCCCCTGCTTGATGCCGAAATCGACGACATGGAcgcggcggcagccggcgaACGCCTCGAGGATGGCCTGGTTCGCGGTGAAGTGGGCGAACTTGAGGTAGGGGCAGGACTCGTAGAAGTGCGCGTGGAGGAGGTCGGCGAAGGCGGCGTCGAGGAGGGAGCTGTCCGGGGCAGGGCGGAAGCGGTACACGCGGCGAGCGAGCGCCTCGCCGAAGTAGGCGGCGACCTTGCGCATGGCGCCGCCCTGCGACGATGCCAGCATGGGGATTTGCTTGAccagcgcctccgccgcggTGAAGTTCTCCTGCTGCACGGCCTCCGCGCAGGCCAGCAGCGCGTGCACGAGCCGGATCCCGGCCTCCTGCgtgtccaccaccaccaccggcacCGCGGGCGCGTTGGCCGCCGCGGACGCTTGCGTCGCCGGCGGGGCCGCCTCGACCGCGGAGCTCCTGGTGCGGCCGCCGTCCAGGGATGAcgacgaggaagaggaagacgacgtgctgccgccgccagtCCGCATCCGCTTGGGCTCCCGCGTCGAGTCCGTTGACGGgtccgccgacgccgccaccggcgagggGATCGGCTTGAGCGCGTACGTGCTGCTGGACGAGTCGACGGCGGGCGGGAGATCAAAGTACCCTCCACCGGCGGTGGCGCCACCCGTGACGGTGGACGAGGTGGACGCGAGCCGCGGAGCCGGCGggagcgggggcgggggcgcgtTGAGCTCGGACAGCATGTTCTCGACCCAGGACGACAGGTCGGAGGGGTTGTAGTGCACTGTGTCCGTGACGAGGTGCGAGACGAACCcgtcatcggcggcggcgccggcgccgcccacgccgcccatCCCCATGGCCATCTCGAGCTGCTCCAGCTTCTGCGCGACGTCCGCCATGTCCGACGAGCGCACCTTGTACCCGAGCGCGGCCAGCAGCTCGTCCACCTCCTCATTctgctcccccgccgccgccatcatgtTGTCCTTGGAGGAGCCCatgtcgccgccgctcccgccggcgTCTTGGTACTCGCGCTTCATGATCTCGGAGCTACACTCCTAGCTAGCCAGCTAATAATTGCTTGCGCGCCTCGGTTTCGGTTCTGGGATAGCTTGGGATTTGGATCCAGGGTTGGGAAGTGGGAGTGGGGAAggaaagggaagggaagggaagaagagggggagggaggggaggcggaAGCGAGGGCTGGGGCGAGAGAGGGGTGGGAGGCGAGCAAGGCAACTAGTAGTAGTGGCAGGGGAAGGGGGCCGCGAAGGCATCAACCATCAGGTGATCCGAGAGGAAGGCATCTATCTATAGTCTCTCGCTGCAGGCGGGGCCCGGCAGCCTCCTCCCCCCAACACGCGCACAGCGTTGGATCGATGGACGGTTTCGTCGCGGCCGTCCTTTTCACCAGACAAACTTCACCATCCAGTTAGAAATCCTCCGTTTTACCAGCGAGCCAAGCATGCGGCTACCAAATCAACAACCgtatttttttcttccttccCTTTTTGGAAAAAAGGAGCCCTATCATGGATTGCTAAGAAACATCCAATTTTCCAAACTAAAAACATTCATGTTTGTACAACTCAATCATTGATATAAATCATATTGCTTTGTGGCGCAATTCCTGTCAAATGTTAATTGATTCAAAATAACCTTTCAAACTAAAGACTATTCTTTTGTCAAGAGGGAATATACTTTTAAAACAAGAACATATCATCCCAACTTACAGATGGAAGCATATTAGAGCAGAAATATCAAAGTTTTCAAATCATTCTTTTCCAATATAGGTGCGGCTTATGGCACCACGAACAACTACCAGACCACGAGTGAACTTCTTTTGGTCGAAGTTCATTTTATGTAGAATATTGAGCTCACCTTAATTTAGCAATAATATCGTCAGTTGAAGCAAGGTTAAACATGTTAATAAAGTCTAGTATGATTATGAGAGCACTGGAAAATCAATTCAACGTAGGTTGATAAATTAGAAGAATGCAAATGTTTTCATAATCAAAACAAGCTGTTAACTTACAAGTTGGATGGAAAATATAGTTTTTGCCAACCATAAAATATTTGTATACTCATAAACAATAAATATTAGAGTTTAATTTCAATTCATTAAGTAAAAAAATATTCAGTTCAATTTGTTGCCATGACTAAGCTTATGATAGAGATGAGCTGATTTACATGCCCAAACCCTTCTTGCTTGCCCAAGACGCAGCTAAATCGCTACTATTTTTTTGCAGTCCTGTTACAATTATTTTTTTGTATTGTGCAATGCGAGAGGGTATTTGAAGATGTTTGCAAACTTTAGACGTGCCTAGGATCAAAACACATGAGCTAAAGCTCGTAtactaaatagtatgaaatctTAGCAAAATTTGGTCGTCAAATAAGTCCAAGAGCTAGTAATTGATACAAAAGGACATTGGCATGACAATCTGGTAGGGAAGCTTTACTCTAGACTTTTCCTACATAGTGGCAATGACATTTCTCAACGGTACCATATACATGACTTTAAATAATTGTACAAATATAGAACTAGTAGCAAATATACGAGCAGATGGTTATGTAAGCATTTTTATACTTCTATATCATTGTTTTCCCTccaatttcaattaatttatcttaagatttatttttaaaaagatATACTACAGCAAGTAATATGTTGTTCTGGACACAATAATTATAAGTGACCAACAtactagagttttttttttccttctgaaATACACTTTGTTGAATCTCGAAACAGTTTTGCTGAAAGTGTATGGAGGATTAAAGATGATGGTGAAGATACTGTCGCAGTGAAACTAAAATATGGGTAGTCAAACTAGTGCATTAAAACCATATTTATGGTTTGTGTTTCAGGTAGAAGTTGGTTTAATGCATTTGATCTATTGAAAACAACAGAAGCATTCTCAACTCATCACTGCATCACACCATCAGAATGAATATTTTGAACGACCTCCCTGAATTGAATAACTGAAACATTGTGCCTGACTGCCTTTGGGCTCCTGTGGATATTTGCCGCAAGCCACAGGAATGCAAACACGGCTGCGCGGCGCAGAAGCGCGTTCGGTGATGAGCAGATCGTTGGACCCGGGCCTCCCACTTATTTTTGTTTATTCCGTGGCATCCATGGTTTCTGCTGCGTACAGTTAAGTGGCAACCCAATCACAGGCGCGCTGAGCTGGCGTGGGCCACGgacggtcgccggcgagcccccgcgCGCTTTGCGATTCGCGCGGCGGGATCCGCGTCCGCCGGCCCGGTCCTCGACgagccggcccggccggccacAGGTTCACGAGGCGCCCCCTAATCCTTATCACCAGCGAGCCCTCTCCTGCCACGTGCCAGGCAGCGCCCTGTGCTGCTCCCTGCGGGGATCACTGTGAGGCTCGAGTCTTTGTGGAccggcgctgctgccgctgggGGCCGCCGCCGATCGGTCCACCGTGCACCGGGCGTTGGCTCCGGGATCTTCCACCGTACAACACGCGAGCAGTGGGTGGTAAACTCCCTCGGCGATGAGGTAGTGCGCCCTGCGCCCCTGCCTTGTGCGTGACTGTACGGGGAGTCGGGGAGGCTGCCGAATCGCTAGGCCTACACGTTTTTGTTTAGAGCAGGTTGTGGTCTTGTGGATGCTCTCAGGCTCATGCGTTGATCCTATTCTTCTTTGGGATGCAAGCGGCAACCTGACCCGTCTTTTGGAGAGAGATCAGGCCGTACTAGATTAGTGAAGTGCGACGTTCATGTGCACCCTAATCTAAACTCGCACCTGGTAGTTGAGGCATTTCTTTCGGAGATAAAGAAagaatcttttttttaaaaaaaacagacaTGATTTGGGTAGTCACAACACAACCGGGATGCAAATGGTACCACAACAACGAACTTTAGAGTATTTACAAATATAATCGACCTCCTTGTTCTATTTAATTCGCAACAACCTCGGTTAAGCCATTTCAGGTGAGGAAGTACCACTTTTCTTCAAGCTTCTGTTTTTAATTAGTTAGACTAAGGGGAATGAGTCATTATAGGGGGAAAAAAGCTCTGATCCTGCACCAATCGAGCCGAGAGGCCTGCACGCGTCCCTCTTCGCCAACCTCGAATTAAGCTTGGCTAATGGCTAAGCTCTCCGGGACATTATTTATGCTTCTTCAACACATCCGTTAGCACATCGCCTTAGTTATTAAGGCAGAGCTGTTTCGGGTCGTACTTTGGGCTAATCAGTCGTGTTAGTGTAGGACGCCAATACACATCCCAGAGATCACAGCTTTGCTACCTTCCCAATCATCTCAGCATTTAGGGCATCAACCACCCGTAATCAAGCTCATGCTCAGCTCGTCGACTCCGTTCTGCAGGTTGcggttggtggctggtgctggtttgttgtgagagaaaattactgttgaatggctggtggctggtgctggtttgatgtaagagaaaaatattattgacTGGGTGGTGAAGAGTCAGCAGAACAGAGCCGTCGTCGTCCAGCAGACTGGTGCAGGGAACGGAGTGCACGTAGCACCTGGGTCTCGAGCCCCAACTCCCGTTGCTGGCAGGGTGAGGACCCGGGGGGCCCCGCCTTCCCCCGGCCGGCCGTACGCGCACACCGGGGCAGGCACGCGGCCCTCCTGCCGTCCGGGCCCCGCGCGCCCATACGCCGGTGCAGGGCGCGCGCCCCCACCGGGCCAGGCGCACGCACGTTCCCGTCGCGCTCGCGCCGGGCCGTGACGCGGTCACGGGCGTGGTGTGCGTAGCGTACGCCCCCGACCTGGCGACCCCGTGCCGTTGCGCTGTGCTGGACTGgaccccccgcccccgcccgacGCGACGGGACGCGACGCCGTTCTGGCCCCCGAGGCCCGCGGCTCCGTGTTCCCCCGGCGTCGCGTCCGTGGCGCGAACGCGATCGTGGAGGGCGCCGGGGGTGCTCGAGTGTCCTCGCGCGCGCGCCAGCGTGGTGGCCGGTGGGGTGGGAACTGGGAACGTGGGGTGGGggctggcgccggcggcgaggaaaggccatgatgattcgGCGTGATGGCACCCGCCGGAACGGCCTGCAGCGGCTGGCGTGGCGGGACGGCGATGCCGACGGCGGACGCCGGACGCGCCCCCCTCTATCCCGGCCAGACCCCGGCGTCACGTCACATGGGCATGGGCATGGGCAGGCGCAGGCGCTGGCGCGTGGGCTCACCTCGCCTTTTGCCCCGGTGCGGCGCACGGAACGGGCCACACGTACAGGGCCGCGATCGATGCATGCGGCGGGGGCGCGACGTGTCCCGGCCGCCTGCATGGCGCGGCTGGCTGGCGTGGACCAGCGAAGCCACCGGCGCCGTTGATCCATCAATGACCCGGTCGCCGATCCCGATGCTTTAGGCTGGGCGTTACCGCGGCACCAGGATCGTGTCCTACCTCTGCTACCTTGCGACACTCTGTTTTGAATTAGTGACGCGGCTATTTTGCTTCAGCTTTGAATTATGAATTGTATTGTAGCCTTTAAAAACTCCAGCTTAAGATCCCACATTCCGTCGTCCAAatattcactctgttcggcaAGCTGTGgcaggtgctgatttgttgcgaaaaaaaatactgttggctggctagTGACtaatgctgatttggtgtgagagaaacaCATTACTGACTAGTGGCTAATTTTTTGTGTTTGGCAATAAACAGGACTCAGGAGTGCTGTTTTTTTTcccgccaaaaaaaaaacaggactCAGGATTAAATTGTGCCATGTGCTACTTTCTATTACGAGCTTTGATAGGGTGTAGGGGCACTTCGACCCGGCCCTGGCTCAGCTCAATCCGGGTTTGCTACCGATAGGCTATGGCCGGCTTGGCTCTAGTAGCGGTGACCCCGGACCACGCCTCGCCTGCTGACCGGCTACGAGCCGCCGATCACCCGGGAGCAGGATCTCTGAACGCCCCTACTCGCATCGCCTGGCGTCCAGCGAGGCAGCGACTACACAGCTCTGCACAGTGCCCACACTAATGGAGTCAGGTCATGGTGCCCTTCGTAGCCAGCACAATCACCGCCCCTGCCTCCGTTACCTAGCTGGCCGGCGACATGCCACCCTCCTAAAAAGCTCTGCCCACATCCACTGCATTTCTGATTTTCAGAAACCCGAATTCTCTGATGGGAGCTAAAGGCTGCTGAAACAGCATCCACCACGCAGATCGTCTAAACGCCGAGTATGGAAAGGTGGAACCGGTACGTGCTCTGGAATTCGGCACCGCGCCCCAGCTACGCGAATGCTCATCGCCACTAGCTAGTGCCCCTGCCGGTTCGCTGTCAGTTCCAACTTTCCCCTCAAGGCGGAGCTCAAATCCGGCCGGCGGCCACACTGCTGCTCAGTGCTGAGCAGTGGCCACGGCCCCCAGCTCCTCTCCGATCACATCACCGGGGAGACAGTGGCACCACGACTTCCTGTTCAGGTTTCCCATACGAGAGCTCCACGGCGTCCATCGCCCTAAAGCACACTGATCAGCGGCACCGTTCGCTCCGTCGTCCGGCCTAACCCTACCCCCACCCGGCCGGTTCCCGCGCGCTCCTTCCTATCTCCCCGTTCCGGTCGGTTCGGCCGCCCTGCTTCCGGCCTCCCTCTTGCTTCCTTTCCT from Panicum virgatum strain AP13 chromosome 9K, P.virgatum_v5, whole genome shotgun sequence encodes:
- the LOC120650045 gene encoding DELLA protein DWARF8-like gives rise to the protein MKREYQDAGGSGGDMGSSKDNMMAAAGEQNEEVDELLAALGYKVRSSDMADVAQKLEQLEMAMGMGGVGGAGAAADDGFVSHLVTDTVHYNPSDLSSWVENMLSELNAPPPPLPPAPRLASTSSTVTGGATAGGGYFDLPPAVDSSSSTYALKPIPSPVAASADPSTDSTREPKRMRTGGGSTSSSSSSSSSLDGGRTRSSAVEAAPPATQASAAANAPAVPVVVVDTQEAGIRLVHALLACAEAVQQENFTAAEALVKQIPMLASSQGGAMRKVAAYFGEALARRVYRFRPAPDSSLLDAAFADLLHAHFYESCPYLKFAHFTANQAILEAFAGCRRVHVVDFGIKQGMQWPALLQALALRPGGPPSFRLTGVGPPQPDETDALQQVGWKLAQFAHTIRVDFQYRGLVAATLADLEPFMLQPDGEDTDDEPEVIAVNSVFELHRLLAQPGALEKVLGTVRAVRPRIVTVVEQEANHNSGSFLDRFTESLHYYSTMFDSLEGAGAGQSADAAPAAAGGTDQVMSEVYLGRQICNVVACEGAERTERHETLGQWRNRLGRAGFEPVHLGSNAYKQASTLLALFAGGDGYRVEEKDGCLTLGWHTRPLIATSAWRLAAP